The following DNA comes from Flavobacterium sp. N3904.
TTTAAAGTCTAAATAACTAACAAATGAAGAGTTGTCGAAATGGATTTAGAAATTTCAGTAACAAATTCATTTTTAAAACTCAATTGTCTATTTTTACACACTAAATTTTTTATATGTCTGCTCAAAAACGCCTTTACCTTCTTGATGCCTATGCATTAATATTTCGTGGATATTTTGCCTTTATAAAAAACCCAAGAATCAATTCCAAAGGAATGGATACTTCCGCAATTATGGGGTTTATGAATGCCTTGATGGATGTTATAAAACGAGACAAGCCCGATCATTTGGCCGTGGCTTTTGACAAAGGTGGAAGCACCTATCGCTACGAAATGTATCAAGAATACAAAGCACATCGCGACGAAACTCCCGAAGCGATAAAAATTGCCGTTCCATATATTCAAGAATTATTGAAGGCCATGCACATTCCTATTATTGAGGTTCCTGGTTTTGAGGCAGATGACTTAATTGGAACTCTCGCTAAACAAGCCGAAAAAGAAAATTTTCAAGTTTTCATGGTAACTCCAGACAAGGACTTTGCCCAATTGGTTTCTGAAAATATTTTTATGTACAAACCCGCTCGAATGGGAAATGGCATAGAAATTTGGGGAATCCCAGAAGTATTGGAAAAATTTGAAATAACCCATCCTTTACAAGTAATTGATTATCTGGGAATGATGGGCGATGCCGCCGATAACATTCCTGGATTACCTGGTGTTGGCGAAAAAACTGCAAAGAAATTCTTGGCAGAATATGGCTCTATGGAAAATCTTTTGGCCAATACCCATCAATTAAAAGGCGCCATAAAAGACAAAATCGAAGCCAATGCCGAATTGGGAATTTTGTCTAAAAAATTAGCCACTATCCTACTCGACTGTCCGGTAACATTTAATGAGGCCGACTTCGAATTATCAAAACCCGATGTTGAAAAAACCGACGCGTTGTTTCAGGAATTGGAATTTCGTCAAATGAAAGCCCAGTTTGACAAATATTTTGGAACAGGAAAAGAATACGACGAAATTGACACCAATGGTAATGGTAATACTGTCGAAAGTGAAAAAACTGTCAAAAAAGCTCCAGCAAAAAAATCCAATGAAGACCAATTTGACTTATTTGGATTTTCGGATGAAGAAAGCAACGAAGTGCACTCCAATTCACATTATGCAACTTTAGAAAATACAGAACATTTTTACCAGAGTATTCAAGGAGATTTTGCAGTGAAATTACTTTTGCAAAACTTGATGAATCAAACTTCTGTTTGTTTTGACACCGAAACTACTGGAATTGACGCCTTAAATGCCGAATTGGTTGGTATGTCATTTTCTTTCGAAAAAGGAAAAGCCTTTTACGTACCGTTTCCAGAAAACCAAGAAGAAGCACAAATTTTGGTCGACAAATTCAAACCTTTTTTCGAAAGTGAAACCATCGAAAAAATTGGTCAAAACATCAAATACGATTTAAAAATTCTTTCGCATTACGGTGTTCAAATCAAAGGAAAATTATTCGACACGATGATTGCGCATTATTTAATCAATCCCGATATGCGTCATAATATGGACGTTTTATCGGAAACATACTTAAAATATTCGCCAAAATCAATTGAAGATTTAATTGGAAAAAAAGGCAAGAATCAAAAATCAATGCGTGAGGTGGCTTTGGAAGAAATCAAAGAATATGCCGCCGAAGATGCCGATGTTACTTTTCAATTGAAACAAAACTTCAGTCCAATTCTAGACAAAGCGGAAACCAAAAAACTATTTGACGAAATCGAAATTCCGTTAATTCCTGTTTTGGCTGCAATGGAATTGGAAGGAATCAATCTGGACGTACCTTTTTTAAAATCGATGTCAGTTGAAATGGCTGTCGAAAGCAACGCTTTGGAACAAAAAATCTATGAAACCGCTGGAGA
Coding sequences within:
- the polA gene encoding DNA polymerase I — its product is MSAQKRLYLLDAYALIFRGYFAFIKNPRINSKGMDTSAIMGFMNALMDVIKRDKPDHLAVAFDKGGSTYRYEMYQEYKAHRDETPEAIKIAVPYIQELLKAMHIPIIEVPGFEADDLIGTLAKQAEKENFQVFMVTPDKDFAQLVSENIFMYKPARMGNGIEIWGIPEVLEKFEITHPLQVIDYLGMMGDAADNIPGLPGVGEKTAKKFLAEYGSMENLLANTHQLKGAIKDKIEANAELGILSKKLATILLDCPVTFNEADFELSKPDVEKTDALFQELEFRQMKAQFDKYFGTGKEYDEIDTNGNGNTVESEKTVKKAPAKKSNEDQFDLFGFSDEESNEVHSNSHYATLENTEHFYQSIQGDFAVKLLLQNLMNQTSVCFDTETTGIDALNAELVGMSFSFEKGKAFYVPFPENQEEAQILVDKFKPFFESETIEKIGQNIKYDLKILSHYGVQIKGKLFDTMIAHYLINPDMRHNMDVLSETYLKYSPKSIEDLIGKKGKNQKSMREVALEEIKEYAAEDADVTFQLKQNFSPILDKAETKKLFDEIEIPLIPVLAAMELEGINLDVPFLKSMSVEMAVESNALEQKIYETAGEKFNLASPKQLGDILFDKLKIGGAKQKKTKTGQYATGEEILSYLANDNEIVRDILEWRQMVKLQSTYIDALPNQVDSKTGRVHTDYMQTVAATGRLSSNNPNLQNIPIRTERGRLIRKAFIPRDENYTLVSADYSQIELRIIAALSGEENMIKAFQNNEDIHRSTAAKVFNVPLEEVTKEQRSNAKTVNFGIIYGVSAFGLSNQTSLSRKESAELIDAYYATYPKLKSYMSDQVDFAREHGYVQTVLGRRRYLKDINSANMMVKSGAERNAVNAPIQGSAADIIKIAMINIHKKLTSENWKSKMLLQVHDELVFDVHNSELEKIQPMIKHEMENAFIMDVPLDVEIGLGKNWLEAH